In Zingiber officinale cultivar Zhangliang chromosome 6A, Zo_v1.1, whole genome shotgun sequence, a single genomic region encodes these proteins:
- the LOC121994819 gene encoding uncharacterized protein LOC121994819: MVNKRKQKLIQNIRGQELRDNDLQDEHESHDITSHSQLDTQNGALELDQNEEFTEEMLTSQRQQNRRGRTVMRDVHALDPDDVLVLQFNERGQSYGDIQPVLANFVGTIARNGNLLPLSFLDWRKMPKKCLNDAWRKVTAHFDFPDRHRDVIMQMMGAAWRRWRTEIKAKSYDPNTPLDELVSIRPVPQKLTPEVWDALCHYWNTNEIFQEKERKPTRIEIIKISRRSKKRGDAPVDDEVILVEPLLDEAVRQRLQDKPEVSQPTEVHEDAFLL, translated from the exons ATGGTGAATAAAAGAAAGCAAAAGTTGATTCAAAATATCAGAGGACAAGAATTGAGAGACAATGATCTTCAAGATGAACATGAATCACATGATATAACATCACATTCACAATTGGATACACAAAATGGTGCACTAGAACTAGATCAAAATGAGGAGTTTACTGAGGAGATGCTTACGTCTCAAAGGCAACAAAATAGACGTGGGAGGACAGTGATGAGGGATGTGCATGCATTAGATCCTGATGACGTACTTGTATTGCAATTTAATGAAAGAGGCCAGTCTTATGGGGATATACAACCAGTTCTTGCCAATTTTGTAGGTACTATCGCTAGAAATGGGAACTTGTTGCCCCTTAGTTTTCTTGATTGGAGAAAGATGccgaaaaaatgcttgaatgatgCATGGAGAAAAGTGACT GCACATTTTGATTTTCCAGATCGCCATCGAGATGTTATTATGCAAATGATGGGGGCAGCATGGAGGCGATGGAGGACTGAAATCAAAGCTAAGTCTTATGATCCGAATACTCCATTGGATGAGCTTGTTTCCATTCGTCCAGTTCCTCAAAAGTTAACTCCTGAAGTTTGGGATGCACTGTGCCATTACTGGAACACTAATGAGATa TTTCAGGAAAAGGAGAGAAAACCTACTCGCATTGAGATAATAAAAATAAGTCGTCGAAGTAAAAAGAGAGGAGATGCTCCTGTTGATGATGAAGTGATCCTAGTTGAG ccTTTACTAGATGAAGCTGTGCGGCAACGACTTCAAGATAAGCCTGAGGTAAGTCAACCTACAGAAGTGCATGAGGACGCATTTCTGTTATAA